The proteins below are encoded in one region of Streptomyces marianii:
- a CDS encoding carbohydrate ABC transporter permease yields the protein MSATPTGPAAVQEPAATGGTARAKSGGRLGRWLGNGVVQALLVVIGLVWITPLAGLLLSSLRTPQDNASSGWWTTLTSPGQLSFDNYTALLGNAGITQAFWNTVLISVPATALVIVLAALAGYAFAWLEFPGRDWIFLLVVALLVVPVQVGLLPVAKLFGQLGLFGTIPGVVLFHVAYGLPFAVFLLRNYFADIPREMLEAARMDGGSEWRIFTRLVLPVGRPAIASLAIFQFLWVWNDMLVALLFADSSSQPLTVELQSQVRQFGSNIDVLAPGAFLSLVVPVVVFFAFQRHFVQGVMAGSVK from the coding sequence ATGAGCGCCACCCCCACCGGCCCCGCCGCCGTGCAGGAGCCGGCCGCCACCGGCGGGACGGCACGGGCGAAGTCCGGCGGCCGGCTCGGCCGCTGGCTCGGCAACGGCGTGGTCCAGGCCCTCCTGGTGGTGATCGGCCTGGTCTGGATCACCCCGCTCGCAGGTCTGCTGCTGTCCTCGCTGCGCACGCCCCAGGACAACGCGAGCAGCGGCTGGTGGACCACGCTGACCAGCCCGGGGCAGCTCTCCTTCGACAACTACACGGCGCTGCTGGGGAACGCGGGCATCACCCAGGCGTTCTGGAACACCGTGCTGATCTCGGTGCCGGCGACCGCCCTGGTCATCGTGCTCGCTGCGCTCGCCGGATACGCCTTCGCCTGGCTGGAGTTCCCTGGCCGGGACTGGATCTTCCTGCTCGTGGTGGCACTGCTGGTGGTTCCGGTCCAGGTGGGTCTGCTGCCGGTCGCCAAACTCTTCGGTCAGCTGGGGCTGTTCGGCACGATTCCCGGTGTGGTGCTGTTCCACGTGGCCTACGGGCTGCCCTTCGCCGTCTTCCTGCTGCGGAACTACTTCGCGGACATCCCGCGGGAGATGCTGGAGGCGGCGCGGATGGACGGCGGCAGCGAGTGGCGGATCTTCACCCGGCTGGTGCTGCCGGTGGGGCGTCCGGCCATCGCGAGTCTGGCGATCTTCCAGTTCCTGTGGGTCTGGAACGACATGCTCGTGGCGCTGCTCTTCGCGGACAGTTCTTCGCAGCCTCTCACGGTGGAACTCCAGTCGCAGGTACGGCAGTTCGGCAGCAACATCGACGTGCTGGCGCCCGGCGCGTTCCTGTCGCTGGTCGTGCCCGTGGTGGTCTTCTTCGCCTTCCAGCGGCACTTCGTCCAGGGAGTGATGGCCGGTTCGGTCAAGTGA
- a CDS encoding amino acid ABC transporter permease: MSSVLYDVPGPRARRRNILYTLGFLVVLAALAWWVLTGLAGKGQLEWSKWAPFFTDSRVWTTYLLPGLENTLVAAALALAIALPLGAVLGIARLSDHWWVRGSAGAVVEFFRAIPVLILMLFANAAYAAFSDISPDTRPLYAVVTGLVLYNSSVLAEVVRAGILALPLGQSDAARAIGMRKGQTMRYVLLPQSVTAMLPAIVSQMVVIVKDTALGGAMLGFSELLASVRPMSANYGANTIASFTVVAVIFIVLNFALTSFAARLESRLRRGRKSTGAVVAADAVEVLATPGEHMGHKPKPPEQS, encoded by the coding sequence GTGAGCTCCGTCCTGTACGACGTCCCGGGGCCCCGGGCCCGGCGGCGCAACATCCTGTACACGCTGGGCTTCCTGGTCGTCCTCGCCGCCCTGGCGTGGTGGGTCCTCACGGGCCTCGCCGGCAAGGGCCAGCTGGAATGGTCCAAATGGGCGCCGTTCTTCACCGACTCGCGGGTGTGGACGACCTATCTCCTGCCGGGGCTCGAGAACACACTCGTCGCAGCGGCGCTCGCACTGGCGATCGCGCTGCCGCTCGGCGCGGTCCTCGGCATCGCCCGGCTGTCGGACCACTGGTGGGTGCGCGGCTCGGCGGGCGCGGTGGTGGAGTTCTTCCGCGCCATTCCCGTGCTGATCCTGATGCTGTTCGCCAACGCGGCCTACGCCGCGTTCTCCGACATCAGCCCCGACACCCGGCCGCTGTACGCCGTGGTGACCGGCCTGGTGCTCTACAACTCCTCCGTGCTCGCCGAGGTCGTCCGGGCCGGGATCCTGGCACTGCCCCTGGGTCAGTCGGACGCGGCCAGGGCGATCGGCATGCGCAAGGGCCAGACGATGCGCTACGTGCTGCTGCCGCAGTCGGTGACGGCCATGCTCCCGGCGATCGTCAGCCAGATGGTGGTGATCGTGAAGGACACCGCCCTGGGCGGCGCGATGCTCGGCTTCTCCGAGCTCCTGGCGTCGGTGCGGCCGATGAGTGCCAACTACGGCGCCAACACCATCGCCAGCTTCACCGTCGTCGCCGTGATCTTCATCGTGCTGAACTTCGCGCTCACCTCGTTCGCGGCCCGGCTGGAGAGCCGGCTCCGGCGCGGCAGGAAGTCCACCGGCGCGGTGGTGGCCGCGGACGCGGTAGAGGTGCTGGCGACGCCGGGCGAGCACATGGGACACAAGCCGAAGCCGCCGGAACAGTCCTGA
- a CDS encoding glycosyltransferase family 2 protein yields the protein MPHPQLTVVVPCFDESEVIDAFHAALVAALEPTGERFEICYVDDGSGDGTADRLRALAAASPHVRYSSFSRNFGKEAALLAGMRMARGDAVVLMDADLQHPPELVPRMLELYRHGYDQVVARRDRTGEGAVRSALSRAYYRMVRHFMDVEIADGEGDFRLLSRRAVEAVLSLPESNRFSKGLFSWIGFPTAGFTYRNVERVAGSSKWGGRRLLDYGIDGLLSFNTRPLRLAIHTGLWLFLSALGYAVWIVANAVLDGVETPGYATLITAIVGLSGVQLATLGVIGEYVGRIYHEAKRRPHYVVAESDAASPRPADGVPPASAAQSRPGR from the coding sequence ATGCCACATCCCCAGCTGACGGTCGTCGTCCCCTGCTTCGACGAGAGCGAGGTGATCGACGCCTTCCACGCGGCGCTGGTCGCCGCGCTGGAGCCGACCGGGGAGCGCTTCGAGATCTGCTACGTCGACGACGGGAGCGGCGACGGGACCGCCGACCGGCTGAGGGCGCTCGCGGCGGCTTCGCCGCACGTGCGCTACTCGTCCTTCAGCCGCAACTTCGGCAAGGAGGCCGCACTGCTCGCCGGGATGCGGATGGCCCGGGGCGACGCGGTGGTGCTCATGGACGCCGATCTGCAGCATCCCCCCGAGCTGGTGCCCCGGATGCTGGAGCTGTACCGGCACGGCTACGACCAGGTCGTCGCCCGTCGTGACCGCACGGGCGAGGGCGCCGTTCGGTCGGCGCTGAGCCGGGCGTACTACCGGATGGTGCGGCATTTCATGGACGTGGAGATCGCGGACGGTGAGGGCGACTTCCGGTTGCTGTCACGCCGCGCCGTCGAGGCCGTGCTGTCGCTCCCGGAGAGCAACCGCTTCTCCAAGGGGCTCTTCTCCTGGATCGGGTTCCCGACGGCCGGCTTCACCTACCGCAACGTGGAACGGGTCGCGGGCAGTTCCAAATGGGGCGGCAGACGCCTGCTCGACTACGGCATCGACGGACTGCTGTCCTTCAACACCCGTCCGCTGCGCCTGGCGATCCACACCGGTCTCTGGCTCTTCCTGTCCGCCCTGGGCTACGCGGTGTGGATCGTCGCGAACGCGGTGCTCGACGGCGTCGAGACACCCGGGTACGCGACGCTCATCACCGCCATCGTCGGCCTGAGCGGCGTCCAGCTCGCGACCCTCGGCGTCATCGGCGAGTACGTCGGCCGGATCTACCACGAGGCGAAACGGCGGCCGCACTACGTCGTGGCCGAGAGCGACGCCGCCTCGCCACGTCCCGCGGACGGTGTTCCCCCGGCGTCCGCGGCGCAGTCCCGGCCCGGCCGGTGA
- a CDS encoding GtrA family protein, translating to MNPAVLRQFAAFAVIGVVNTGVYYAVYALLLLWLPYLAAHALAYGVGVTGSFLLNSYVTLRTRPTWRGFARYPLSGAAGLVGSGVLLHLAVSRLGMDEHLAAVAAGVLVTPLSFLVARWAITSGARRTVTEPASSE from the coding sequence GTGAACCCCGCCGTTCTGCGGCAGTTCGCCGCCTTCGCCGTGATCGGGGTGGTCAACACCGGGGTGTACTACGCGGTGTACGCCCTGCTCCTGCTGTGGCTGCCGTACCTGGCCGCGCACGCCCTGGCGTACGGGGTGGGCGTCACGGGCTCGTTCCTGCTCAACTCTTACGTCACCCTCCGCACCCGGCCGACGTGGCGCGGCTTCGCGCGCTATCCGCTGTCGGGGGCGGCCGGTCTCGTGGGCAGCGGCGTACTGCTCCATCTGGCCGTGAGCCGGCTGGGCATGGACGAGCATCTCGCGGCGGTCGCCGCCGGGGTTCTCGTCACCCCGCTGTCGTTCCTGGTCGCACGCTGGGCGATCACGTCCGGTGCCCGGCGGACGGTCACGGAACCCGCGTCGAGCGAGTGA
- a CDS encoding glycoside hydrolase family 13 protein: MTLTATAGHGLSHRPPHRWWRDAVIYQVYVRSFLDSTGDGIGDLAGVRTGLPYLKKLGVDGIWLSPFYPSPQQDHGYDVADYCDVDPVYGDLAEFELLIAAAQRLDMKVLLDIVPNHCSSEHAWFREALAAGPDSAARARFHFAEGRGPGGDVPPNNWHAMFGGPAWSRVTEADGHPGQWYLHMFTPEQPDLNWRNPETGAHFEQVLRFWLDRGVDGFRIDVAAGLFKHPELPDSPDPEADARTRDSVNPLAWNQPEVHDVWRHWRAVCEEYTVRDGRERLLVGEVSVPTAREHARYVRPDELHQAFFFDLLSAPWDAAAFRKVVSEAMQDIAGTGSTVTWVLNNHDQVRTVTRYGESGTEGSGLGSARARAAALLMLALPGAAYIYQGEELGLPEVVDLPDEVLTDPIFRRTGSRARIRDGCRVPLPWSGHASPFGFTSGAEGAKPWLPQPGWFAEHATDRALTDTRSFWHLYRDGLQLRRGLPQLGEGSLRWLDSPPDVLAFVRGDGLVCAVNFGTAPVPAPVSGAPLLSSGPCPTGALPGSTAAWWINDGTTP; the protein is encoded by the coding sequence GTGACGCTCACAGCCACGGCCGGCCACGGCCTCTCGCACCGCCCCCCGCACCGCTGGTGGCGCGACGCGGTGATCTACCAGGTGTACGTCCGCAGCTTCCTGGACAGCACGGGCGACGGGATCGGCGACCTCGCCGGGGTCCGCACGGGACTCCCGTACCTGAAGAAGCTCGGCGTCGACGGCATATGGCTGAGCCCCTTCTACCCCTCGCCGCAACAGGACCACGGCTACGACGTCGCCGACTACTGCGACGTCGACCCCGTCTACGGCGACCTGGCCGAGTTCGAGCTGCTGATCGCCGCCGCGCAGCGGCTCGACATGAAGGTGCTGCTCGACATCGTCCCCAACCACTGCTCCAGCGAGCACGCGTGGTTCCGCGAGGCCCTCGCCGCCGGCCCCGACAGTGCGGCCCGCGCCCGGTTCCACTTCGCCGAGGGCCGCGGACCCGGCGGTGACGTGCCGCCGAACAACTGGCACGCGATGTTCGGCGGCCCCGCCTGGAGCCGGGTGACCGAGGCGGACGGCCACCCCGGCCAGTGGTACCTGCACATGTTCACGCCCGAGCAGCCCGATCTGAACTGGCGCAACCCCGAGACCGGTGCCCACTTCGAGCAGGTCCTGCGCTTCTGGCTGGACCGGGGCGTCGACGGCTTCCGGATCGACGTCGCCGCCGGGCTCTTCAAGCACCCGGAGCTGCCCGACTCCCCCGACCCCGAGGCCGACGCACGCACCCGCGACTCCGTGAACCCCCTCGCCTGGAACCAGCCCGAGGTGCACGACGTGTGGCGCCACTGGCGTGCGGTGTGCGAGGAGTACACCGTCCGCGACGGCCGGGAGCGCCTGCTGGTGGGCGAGGTCTCCGTACCGACCGCGCGCGAGCACGCCCGCTACGTACGGCCGGACGAACTCCACCAGGCATTCTTCTTCGACCTGCTGAGCGCGCCGTGGGACGCCGCGGCGTTCCGGAAGGTCGTCTCCGAGGCGATGCAGGACATCGCCGGCACCGGCTCCACCGTCACCTGGGTGCTGAACAACCACGACCAGGTCCGCACCGTGACCCGGTACGGGGAGTCCGGCACCGAGGGCAGCGGGCTCGGCTCGGCCCGTGCCCGGGCGGCCGCGCTGCTGATGCTGGCGCTGCCCGGCGCCGCCTACATCTACCAGGGCGAGGAGCTGGGTCTGCCGGAGGTCGTGGACCTGCCCGACGAGGTGCTCACCGACCCCATCTTCCGGCGCACCGGCAGCCGGGCGCGGATCCGCGACGGATGCCGGGTGCCGCTGCCGTGGTCGGGCCATGCCTCGCCGTTCGGCTTCACCTCCGGCGCCGAAGGGGCCAAGCCCTGGCTGCCGCAGCCCGGCTGGTTCGCCGAGCACGCCACCGACCGCGCGCTCACCGACACCCGCTCGTTCTGGCACCTGTACCGCGATGGTCTCCAGCTGCGCCGCGGGCTGCCGCAGCTCGGCGAGGGCAGCCTGCGCTGGCTCGACTCGCCGCCCGACGTGCTCGCCTTCGTCCGCGGCGACGGGCTGGTGTGCGCCGTCAACTTCGGCACCGCTCCCGTGCCCGCCCCCGTCTCCGGTGCGCCGCTGCTGTCCAGCGGCCCCTGCCCGACCGGTGCGCTGCCGGGCTCCACCGCCGCCTGGTGGATCAACGACGGCACCACCCCGTGA
- a CDS encoding ABC transporter substrate-binding protein, with translation MRWIRAAGRGLLIAAVVLTGYVSAGTGTGADPAGAAQGEGRGPMTLATAGDLTGYLGPLLEGWNRSHPDEKVALVELPDSADETRAQVATGLRSGDGRYDILNMDVTWTSEFAAAGWIAPLEADRFPLDSFLPPVLDTATYEGELYAVPYVTNAGMLYYRKDVLDREGLTPPRTWAELEHQARTVAPRYGLGGYAGQFLPYEGLTVNATEAVYSAGGTILGDDGRVTVDSPAARTGLGFLTRGVRDGWIPGEALAYKEEESRQAFQDGRLLFLRNWPYAYAGASGKDSRVAGRFGAVPLPGPDGPGTSVLGGSNLAVSARARHPESANDLIAYLTSTPVQRKVLTEGALPPVRAELYRDPGLIRRFPYLPALRASVLSAAPRPKSARYGQVSLAVQAVVHDAMAQHQKPDEAVRRLSRELSAVARRG, from the coding sequence ATGCGGTGGATACGTGCCGCCGGTAGGGGGCTCCTCATCGCGGCGGTGGTGCTCACGGGATACGTCTCGGCGGGCACCGGGACGGGCGCGGACCCCGCCGGCGCGGCACAGGGCGAGGGGCGCGGCCCCATGACGCTGGCCACCGCCGGCGACCTCACCGGATATCTGGGGCCGCTGCTGGAGGGCTGGAACCGCAGCCACCCGGATGAGAAGGTCGCACTGGTCGAGCTGCCGGACTCCGCGGACGAGACCCGGGCGCAGGTGGCCACGGGACTGCGCTCCGGCGACGGCCGGTACGACATCCTCAACATGGACGTGACGTGGACCTCTGAGTTCGCGGCCGCGGGCTGGATAGCCCCACTGGAGGCGGACCGCTTCCCGCTCGACAGCTTCCTGCCGCCGGTGCTCGACACGGCGACGTACGAGGGAGAGCTGTACGCCGTCCCGTATGTCACGAATGCCGGGATGCTCTACTACCGCAAGGACGTCCTCGACCGTGAGGGCCTGACTCCACCGCGCACCTGGGCGGAGCTGGAGCACCAGGCCCGGACGGTGGCCCCCCGGTACGGCCTCGGCGGCTACGCGGGGCAGTTCCTGCCGTACGAGGGCCTCACGGTCAACGCGACGGAGGCGGTGTACTCGGCCGGGGGCACGATCCTCGGCGACGACGGCCGGGTCACCGTGGACTCCCCCGCGGCCCGCACCGGCCTCGGCTTCCTCACCCGCGGGGTGCGCGACGGCTGGATTCCCGGGGAGGCGCTGGCCTACAAGGAGGAGGAGTCCCGGCAGGCCTTCCAGGACGGCCGGCTGCTGTTCCTGCGCAACTGGCCCTACGCGTACGCCGGGGCCTCCGGCAAGGACTCGCGGGTGGCGGGGAGGTTCGGCGCCGTACCGCTGCCCGGACCCGACGGCCCGGGCACCAGCGTGCTGGGCGGGTCGAACCTCGCAGTCAGCGCCCGGGCCCGGCATCCGGAGTCGGCGAACGACCTCATCGCCTACCTGACCAGCACCCCCGTACAGCGGAAGGTGCTGACGGAGGGCGCGCTGCCGCCCGTGCGCGCGGAGCTCTACCGGGACCCCGGACTGATCCGGCGGTTCCCGTATCTGCCGGCCCTGCGGGCCAGTGTCCTGTCCGCCGCGCCGCGGCCCAAGAGCGCGCGGTACGGGCAGGTGAGCCTGGCCGTGCAGGCCGTCGTGCACGACGCGATGGCCCAGCACCAGAAACCCGACGAGGCCGTGCGCCGGCTCTCGCGCGAGCTCTCCGCGGTCGCCCGCCGGGGCTGA
- a CDS encoding DUF6056 family protein has translation MAVGASHMTVPREPGDPSGQHGRGRGGRWRLPSPATATAGASLLAALPLALLATAAWLGRHVRPSADEWCFLPVVRDQGIGGMIGKFYVTDNGRVGNGLLVGLYARFPVAGHQWYAALSALFVLAVLWALVVLVLRRARQSVPHGFATLVAAMATAVFLLATPNTYKTLYWPAGSVSHTVAPALACAAVLPALAAGTRRGRVAALAVAAAAGAFTGTLSEETSVVALVVLGGLLLFGRRLVTDRVWPFLRTWALTGAAGIAVGTAVLMTSPGSLRRRERFGAETTSILAPDSLLASARGFARITETVLTTWEYGGVLAAGVLLGLLVRPARTGTGPAVLRPCRPLPLACAGVLAVLVSGYLCTVVTYPVFGPRVVTAARTWNDYLLLYVLVLTGLGALLGRALRGRGARPWAVVTAAAAAAGLYSASVVGLGLPLHHLGQDMAVRAGQWDRQDRALRAAAARGAEVAPYTPTPVAGMLEPFRSGGRIPWPARCVAEYYGLERITRSTRVP, from the coding sequence ATGGCCGTCGGTGCATCTCATATGACCGTTCCGCGGGAACCGGGTGACCCCTCAGGGCAGCACGGCCGGGGGAGGGGCGGCCGGTGGCGGCTTCCCTCCCCCGCCACCGCCACCGCCGGTGCCTCGCTCCTCGCCGCGCTGCCGCTCGCGCTGCTGGCGACGGCCGCCTGGCTCGGACGCCATGTGCGCCCCAGCGCCGACGAGTGGTGCTTCCTGCCCGTGGTGCGCGACCAGGGCATCGGCGGAATGATCGGGAAGTTCTACGTCACCGACAACGGCCGAGTCGGCAACGGCCTCCTCGTCGGGTTGTACGCCCGGTTCCCCGTGGCGGGCCACCAGTGGTACGCGGCCCTGAGCGCGCTGTTCGTCCTGGCCGTGCTGTGGGCCCTCGTCGTCCTGGTGCTGCGCCGCGCCCGCCAGTCGGTGCCGCACGGGTTCGCGACGCTCGTCGCCGCGATGGCCACCGCGGTCTTCCTCCTCGCGACCCCCAACACCTACAAGACCCTCTACTGGCCGGCGGGCTCCGTCTCGCACACCGTGGCCCCCGCGCTGGCCTGCGCCGCCGTCCTCCCGGCGCTGGCCGCCGGGACGCGGCGCGGCCGTGTCGCCGCCCTGGCCGTCGCGGCTGCCGCCGGGGCCTTCACCGGCACCCTCTCCGAGGAGACCTCGGTCGTGGCGCTGGTGGTCCTCGGGGGACTGCTGCTGTTCGGCCGCCGGCTCGTCACCGACCGGGTGTGGCCCTTCCTGCGGACATGGGCGCTGACCGGCGCGGCCGGGATCGCGGTCGGCACCGCCGTGCTGATGACCTCGCCGGGCTCCCTCCGCAGGCGCGAACGCTTCGGCGCCGAGACCACTTCGATCCTGGCGCCGGACTCCCTGCTCGCCTCGGCCCGCGGTTTCGCCCGGATCACGGAGACCGTCCTGACGACCTGGGAGTACGGGGGAGTCCTCGCTGCCGGAGTCCTGCTCGGCCTGCTCGTCCGTCCCGCCCGCACCGGCACCGGCCCGGCCGTGCTCCGCCCGTGCCGTCCGCTGCCGCTCGCCTGTGCGGGTGTGCTCGCCGTCCTGGTCTCCGGCTATCTCTGCACCGTCGTCACCTACCCGGTCTTCGGCCCGCGCGTCGTGACCGCCGCCCGTACCTGGAACGACTACCTGCTCCTGTACGTCCTGGTACTCACCGGCCTCGGCGCCCTCCTGGGCCGGGCGCTGCGCGGGCGCGGCGCCCGGCCGTGGGCGGTGGTGACGGCCGCAGCCGCTGCGGCGGGGCTCTACAGCGCGTCCGTCGTGGGGCTGGGACTGCCGCTGCACCACCTGGGTCAGGACATGGCGGTGCGGGCCGGGCAGTGGGACCGTCAGGACAGGGCGCTGCGCGCTGCGGCGGCGCGCGGGGCGGAGGTGGCGCCGTACACCCCGACTCCGGTCGCCGGGATGCTCGAACCGTTTCGCAGCGGGGGCCGCATCCCCTGGCCCGCCCGGTGCGTCGCCGAGTACTACGGGCTGGAGCGGATCACTCGCTCGACGCGGGTTCCGTGA
- a CDS encoding ABC transporter permease subunit, translated as MTAVTTQAAPSAGRPRPTKAADPRHSARRRRRIVALAFVLPALLLLGALVVYPVLFSMGRSFFDASGTRFVGAGNYTEMFRDPATLKAVRNSAIWVVVAPTLLTGLGLILAVLVEKVRWATAFKLLLFMPMAVSFLAAGIIFRLAYEEDPDKGVLNAAVVGVHDAFEGSSPYPTARARDGQGLAEGPDGSYATTGAASPGDVLTLGLVGVKPAEIPQEARPAHGAAQKKAGADELSGVVYLDFTPGGGGEQGTVDRTESGLPRMTVEAVRDGRTVASATTAADGSFAFRDLEPGSYTVRLPAANFAPPYEGVSWLGPALVTPAIIGAYLWIWTGFAMVLIGAGLSSLPRDALEAARMDGANEWQVFRRITVPLLAPILTVVFVTLVINVMKVFDLVYIIAPGPVQEDATVLATQMWLVSFGGGNDQGLGSALGVLLLLLVIPAMVFNVRRFRRSQS; from the coding sequence ATGACCGCAGTCACCACACAGGCCGCCCCGTCCGCGGGGCGGCCCCGGCCGACGAAGGCCGCGGATCCCCGGCACAGCGCCCGGCGGCGCCGGCGGATCGTCGCCCTGGCCTTCGTGCTCCCGGCGCTGCTGCTGCTCGGCGCGCTCGTCGTCTACCCGGTGCTGTTCTCGATGGGGCGCAGCTTCTTCGACGCCTCCGGCACCCGGTTCGTCGGCGCGGGCAACTACACCGAGATGTTCCGCGATCCCGCCACGCTCAAGGCCGTCCGCAACAGCGCCATCTGGGTCGTCGTCGCGCCGACCCTGCTCACCGGACTCGGGCTGATCCTGGCCGTCCTGGTGGAGAAGGTCCGCTGGGCCACGGCGTTCAAGCTGCTGCTGTTCATGCCGATGGCGGTCTCCTTCCTCGCCGCCGGCATCATCTTCCGGCTCGCCTACGAGGAGGACCCGGACAAGGGCGTGCTCAACGCGGCCGTGGTCGGCGTGCACGACGCCTTCGAGGGCTCGTCGCCGTACCCGACCGCGCGCGCCAGGGACGGACAGGGCCTCGCCGAGGGGCCCGACGGGTCCTACGCCACGACCGGGGCGGCCTCACCGGGAGACGTGCTCACGCTCGGGCTCGTCGGGGTGAAGCCCGCGGAGATCCCCCAGGAGGCGCGCCCCGCGCACGGGGCGGCGCAGAAGAAGGCGGGCGCCGATGAGCTGTCCGGCGTCGTCTATCTGGACTTCACCCCCGGCGGAGGCGGTGAGCAGGGCACGGTCGACCGCACCGAGAGCGGGCTGCCGAGGATGACCGTCGAGGCGGTCCGGGACGGCAGGACCGTCGCCTCCGCCACCACCGCGGCCGACGGCTCCTTCGCCTTCCGGGACCTGGAGCCCGGCTCCTACACGGTGCGGCTGCCCGCGGCGAACTTCGCGCCGCCCTACGAGGGGGTCTCCTGGCTCGGGCCCGCGCTGGTCACCCCGGCCATCATCGGCGCCTACCTGTGGATCTGGACGGGGTTCGCCATGGTTCTCATCGGCGCCGGGCTGTCCTCGCTGCCGCGCGACGCGCTCGAGGCGGCCCGGATGGACGGGGCCAACGAGTGGCAGGTGTTCCGCCGGATCACCGTCCCACTGCTCGCACCGATCCTGACCGTGGTCTTCGTGACGCTGGTGATCAATGTGATGAAGGTCTTCGACCTCGTCTACATCATCGCGCCCGGGCCGGTGCAGGAGGACGCCACGGTACTGGCGACGCAGATGTGGCTGGTGTCCTTCGGCGGCGGCAACGACCAGGGGCTCGGCAGCGCGCTCGGCGTCCTGCTCCTGCTGCTGGTGATCCCCGCCATGGTCTTCAACGTCCGCCGCTTCCGCAGGAGTCAGTCATGA
- a CDS encoding ABC transporter substrate-binding protein translates to MNPRRTMLAGCTALALALGATACGGDPATPAGGGDRSLDGQTITVAGVWSGAEQKNFQKVLDAFTEKTGAKTQFVSTGDNVSTVVGSKIEGGNAPDVVMVPQVGVLQQFAKSGWLAPLSKTTEKSVDGNFAPVWKNYGSVDGSLYGLYFKAAHKSTVWYSPDALDQAGVKPPSTYADMLKAGRAVADSGLPAFAVAGEDGWTLTDWFENIYLSQAGPEKYDQLAAHKLRWTDPSVVNALTTLGKLFSDKELIAGGEKGALATDFPGSVEKVFGPEPEAGMVYEGDFVAGVAKDQFGKKIGEDASFFPFPAVDGGKAPVVSGGDAAVVLKDGKNQKAAMAFLEYLATPEAAAVWAEAGGFLSPNKKLDLASYGDDTARETAKSLIDAGDSVRFDMSDQAPAAFGGTKGAGEWKLLQDFLRDPSDPKATAARLEDAAAKAYKG, encoded by the coding sequence ATGAACCCACGACGCACGATGCTCGCCGGATGCACCGCCCTGGCCCTCGCCCTCGGCGCGACCGCCTGCGGCGGCGACCCCGCCACGCCGGCCGGCGGTGGCGACAGGTCCCTCGACGGCCAGACGATCACGGTCGCCGGCGTCTGGTCCGGCGCCGAGCAGAAGAACTTCCAGAAGGTGCTGGACGCCTTCACCGAGAAGACCGGTGCCAAGACGCAGTTCGTCTCCACCGGCGACAACGTCTCCACCGTCGTCGGCAGCAAGATCGAGGGCGGCAACGCCCCCGACGTGGTGATGGTCCCGCAGGTGGGTGTGCTCCAGCAGTTCGCGAAGAGCGGCTGGCTCGCCCCGCTGTCGAAGACCACCGAGAAGTCCGTCGACGGCAACTTCGCGCCCGTGTGGAAGAACTACGGCAGCGTGGACGGCTCGCTCTACGGTCTCTACTTCAAGGCCGCCCACAAGTCGACCGTCTGGTACAGCCCGGACGCACTGGACCAGGCGGGCGTCAAGCCGCCGTCCACGTACGCGGACATGCTGAAGGCCGGCCGGGCCGTCGCCGACTCGGGTCTGCCCGCCTTCGCGGTCGCCGGTGAGGACGGCTGGACGCTCACCGACTGGTTCGAGAACATCTACCTCTCCCAGGCCGGTCCCGAGAAGTACGACCAGCTCGCCGCGCACAAGCTCCGGTGGACCGACCCCAGTGTGGTGAACGCGCTGACCACGCTCGGCAAGCTGTTCTCCGACAAGGAGCTCATCGCGGGCGGCGAGAAGGGCGCGCTCGCCACCGACTTCCCCGGCTCGGTCGAGAAGGTCTTCGGCCCCGAGCCCGAGGCGGGCATGGTCTACGAGGGCGACTTCGTCGCCGGTGTCGCCAAGGACCAGTTCGGCAAGAAGATCGGCGAGGACGCCTCCTTCTTCCCCTTCCCCGCGGTCGACGGCGGCAAGGCACCGGTCGTCAGCGGCGGTGATGCCGCGGTCGTGCTGAAGGACGGCAAGAACCAGAAGGCCGCGATGGCGTTCCTGGAGTACCTGGCGACCCCGGAGGCGGCGGCGGTCTGGGCCGAGGCGGGCGGCTTCCTCTCCCCCAACAAGAAGCTCGACCTCGCCTCGTACGGCGACGACACCGCCCGCGAGACGGCCAAGTCGCTGATCGACGCCGGCGACTCCGTCCGCTTCGACATGTCCGACCAGGCGCCCGCGGCCTTCGGCGGCACCAAGGGCGCGGGCGAGTGGAAGCTGCTCCAGGACTTCCTGCGCGACCCGTCCGACCCGAAGGCCACCGCGGCCCGTCTCGAGGACGCCGCGGCCAAGGCGTACAAGGGCTGA